In one Chryseobacterium camelliae genomic region, the following are encoded:
- a CDS encoding TM2 domain-containing protein, producing the protein MKSKFTTALLAFFLGGLGIHRFYLGQNSRGILYLLFCWTFIPALIALFDFFVFIFMSEDNFNYKYNLKTGF; encoded by the coding sequence ATGAAATCGAAATTCACTACCGCACTATTAGCCTTTTTCTTAGGAGGATTAGGCATTCACAGATTTTATTTGGGACAAAATAGCAGAGGAATACTTTATCTGTTATTTTGTTGGACTTTCATTCCTGCATTGATTGCCCTTTTCGATTTTTTTGTCTTCATTTTTATGTCCGAAGACAATTTTAATTACAAATATAATCTCAAAACAGGATTTTAA